Part of the Virgibacillus natechei genome is shown below.
TGATTGACATGTTTTATTCCCCTTCCAGTTTGTTTATTTCATAAACCTATGGTATCGCTTTATTTTCGTGCTGTCTTATAAAACCATGCATATTATTCTCAAATTCGGAAGTACTTTTTCTTGTTTCATATGTTTTCATATTATGACTTCCACCAAATAATAATACAATTCCAACATTGTTTTATATTTGTTTACTTGTTATTTATTGTTTTTTGGTTGACTTTATATTTGTATTATTTTAAAATATAATGAAAACGTTAACACATAACAAAATTCTCACAATTATTTTTGAAATAGTTCACCATCACTGAAACTGATTCTAAAGAATGATTACACGGAGGAGATAAAATGAAACGAAATACCTTTGTACTACTCACCTGCTTATTACTATTCGGAATTGTATCCGGTTGCAGTAATATATCAAAAGCAGAAGATAAAGAAGTTTTACGATTCGCTTATGCCAGTAACAGTCAACCTGTTATAGATGCAATGAATGAATTCGGAAGATTACTAGCGGAAAAAACAAATGGTCAACTTGACGTGGAATATTTTCCTGATGGCCAACTAGGAGGGGAAAGAGAACTTATCGAATTAACACAAACCGATGCAACCGACATTACAAAAGTAAGTGGATCTGCATTGGAAGGGTTCTCAAATCAATATTCTATTTTTGGAATCCCGTATTTGTTTGATAGTGAAGACCATTATTATCAAGTACTGGAAAATAGTGAAATAATGGATCCGATCTATCAATCAACAGAAGATGTAGGTTTAACCGGATTAACATACTATGATTCCGGAGCAAGAAACTTTTACATGACAGATGGACCTGTGGAAACACCTGATGATTTACAAGGGAAAAATATAAGAGTAATGCAAAGTGAAACAGCTATAGAAATGATTGAATTATTAGGCGGCTCACCTACA
Proteins encoded:
- a CDS encoding TRAP transporter substrate-binding protein; the protein is MKRNTFVLLTCLLLFGIVSGCSNISKAEDKEVLRFAYASNSQPVIDAMNEFGRLLAEKTNGQLDVEYFPDGQLGGERELIELTQTDATDITKVSGSALEGFSNQYSIFGIPYLFDSEDHYYQVLENSEIMDPIYQSTEDVGLTGLTYYDSGARNFYMTDGPVETPDDLQGKNIRVMQSETAIEMIELLGGSPTPMGSDEVYTSLQQGIIDGAENNEFVLDTAGHGDVAKYYSYDEHTRVPDIIVMNKETLDSLTEQQREAVFESAEESTAFQKEVWREAVENEKEIAAEEHGVEYNEVDKKPFQDAVQPIHEEFQKDEEFSEVYEAIRNLAENE